TCTACAAGGTTGATGTTGGAATCgtttgattttgatgaagtTGTGTAGCGGCGAGTGGGGCTCACGTGCAGTCGCTTACGGCGGTGCGTCCATCTGTATTTGAAGTAATGGTTTGCTCTATTATAATACACTCGTCAATACAAGTGTTTGCATATGACATTTGTATGTGTTGGGTTAATTTTTAGCATGTTAGTTATTGTTGTTGTAAGAATAGCTATATTCAGTTTGACTTGTAGAGGTTCAGGTTGATATCTTGGTGTAGTGGTAATAAGAGGTTGCTATGGTTCTCCTATGACCTTGGTAAGTCATGAAGGGAGGTTGCCACTTGGAAATTGGAAGGTTTATGTGACATAGTTACTAGTGATATTGTCTTGGTTGTTTACTAAGTTAAATTGTTTCACGTGGGCATTTGAATTGAAAGCTTTGTACTTGTATTGGTGGTATTGAAGGTGTAGCCCAAAGTATATATTCATGGAAATGTATAAGTGTATAACACATCCATGTCCTTGAGAAAGGTTAGCCAAGCTGCGCCTGACTTTTATGCAGTGATGATTAAAAGTGTTCTCTTCTAAATATTTACTATGgtgactaatttttttttgtttttttttgtaagataTTTTGACGACCATCGTCAAAACCAGCAGACAACAATCCCCTTAAATATTTAATGCATTTCTTAAAATGCTCCgggttaaaaaaaatttgtttatcTACTGGCCTCTATAAAAGAGCATGATTTGGTCTTCATTACCTTGCTATTAAGGCCGAGATGCACGAAACGTCGCTTGAGCGTTTGGTCAAGGGAGAGTATCTACAGTTCTACACTACTAGGTGTTGACTTGTTTTAAAGGATGCATAATATGAAAATAGAAGATCATACCTTTCTCCTCTTACTCTAAATTTTCTTTAGAGTTTGGATATGAAACTAATGGATGCCAATGATTGCATTCCTTAGGATATTTTGGATGAGGCAGAAGAGCTGGTGGATACAGATACCGAGCTTACGAACTCTTCTGGCGATGAGAATGATAATGTTTAGGTTGGTTTGAGATTCGTATAGTTGAGGACAATTCTTTAGAGTTTTACTAATGAAAATTAGCAATGTTCTAATCTAAAATGatgcatcttttttttttatcaaaaaaaaaacaattacaaaTGTCCAGTCTTCCAAATGGCttaatttggttgaagctTATAAAGAAGTGCAGCTTGATCGGAgtaaaaattgaaatcaattaTCAAGGATCTTATTCATGATATTAATGACAATGAAATCAATTACCTCATACCTTAGCCATGGTAGGTAATAGCTTTATTGAAGTACTCGGCCACAATTTGAAATTTTTCTTTTGCCTCGGAGTCCAAATCAAATAATAAGCATGTGAATCATGTTGCTTAGGTCTACTCACTAATATCTCATCCGGATATGTGCATCTTCTCATTTTTTATTCACTAGCCTCCGCGCTTGCGCGCATGACTAAGTGTGATTTTGGCAAAATTACAACACATTTGGAATCAAAGATATACTTGGTTAATAAGATGTCAGAACATGAAGCTGATTAAATGATGTGAAACTAATGATAGCTTACAAAGTTCTGTAGACATTTATGTCTACAAAGAGAGTAGCCTACAAATGCTAAATCAAAACAATGCTGCAAAAGTTTTACACTCATCCATCATCAACTGAATTAAGATTTTATGCTCTACATTTGTAGATGTTCTTGtaaaacaaaccaaacatgAATTTCAAAAGTTATACTAATAAAACCATGTATATCAAAACTTTAATAAATATACATTCCCGATAAACATATAATATATGTTTCTTAGTACCTATAATAATTACATTGATATTTGATGTATTTTCATAGGCAGGTTTCCTCTCAATTCCTAGTGCATTTTGATGTTCATCCTCAAAGGTATGTTGTTCAAAAATCTTTTTCTTGACAATTGATATGTTCATAAtgtgttatgattttatgcCTTTTAATTGTGATATCCATATTTAGTTCTTCTTATTTTTAGTTCTTTTACTTACTTTAATGTTTTATAGGGGTGAAGAGAAAATTTGAGGAGAAAGTAGCAGAACAAGAGGAAAAACATTGAAGAGATATTCCTAATGCTGAAACAGTAGTAGCCTTTGCGGAACTGCCACATTTGGGGATTAAATTGTACTGATCCAAAAGGAACCAGAGATCGAGCCTTATATCAAAAGAAAGTCCTGCTTGTCTACTTTATGAAGAATTTTATGGTTCGTGATTTTGATATTCCTAGAGGGACATATGGCAGTTTGAGTACGAGCAGCTCAGGTTACATGCAAATCTGCTATGTGTTACATTAGCTCGAGATTTGAAGGCTTGAATGGCTTGGCAAAATTCCAAGATAATTAAGACATCATTTGTGGAATGTTTAAGAGCCCAATCCATATTTTCTTGGAGGTTAACCCGTGCTGCAATACCCTATTGGAGTCGAAATCATCAAAGCCTTATGCAAGAAGGAAAACAtgtgcttatatatatataagattgtGACAAGACATGAGTGAGATACCATTCCATTCCAGACAGAGACAAAGTGCTGCTGCCATCACAACTCCTCCATATTCATTCATTCagtttgtttatgtttttaagTATCTTTGTTATGTTTCCTGAACATGAGTAGCTAAACTCCTTTTCTAGGGATGGGATGAGGCCCTAGCATGATTGTCTACATGTTTTGATATTCAATTGATGGATTGCTAGTTTCTTTTAGATAAATTCTTAATCTATGCATGATTTATTGCTTACGTTAAAGTTCTATAGATTTGCGACCTTTAGGCTTTGCATCTAGCTattagaagaagaatttgagaCGTACCTGCAATATAATTCTATTTAGCTTCTTGAGATTAAGTattgtgaattacattattgCCGTAACTAGAGTAGTGATTTGCATGATTCTCTTGTTTTCTAAACTGAATGAGTCCTATGTGTTAAATTTATGCCGTACCCGGATAGATTACATGTTAGGATATACGACCTCTGTTATACCTGGAGAGTATCATACACTTAAGGAAAACTTTGATCTAAGTGTTGTACCTTGACTTAGATACAAGAATTGTTATCTTTAGAATCGAAAAAATCCATTAGTTGTATCAAACAGTAGATAAGATTGTTTGTGGTTGATTCCGACACCCTaggctcatcatcatcatcatatacTTACTTCTGATCTTTAAACTTATCGTGTTATCGATTGTTAACTCTGTTTTCtagttattttcttattatatTAAAGTCTTTCAAAACCCCAAAATCATAAgaacaattttatttcaagtcGCTTCATTTGTTTTAGTTCCCATGTGTTTCTCGTTTTGTGTGTTTTAGTCGtgagtaatttaggatttcatACTTTGAATTGAGCTAATATCCTCGTGGGAACGACAACCCCTCTCTTCCATATACTATATTACATCCACCCCGTATACTTGCGGGAATTACATCAGCGACGCTTGGTTTCCACGCATCATATCTATCATAAGTCATCAATGAATGATAATATACCCAAATTCAATTCTTACAATAACTTTATTAAGCAAATAATGGATTGCAAATATATGACCATAGCAAGAATGAATTTACCTGACTAATGCAAACTTTGATAAACCTGCAAGATGAAAACAACAAATAGACAATTAGTAAGAAAACCAAATTAGAAGTAGACTCATATTACAGGGGCAATAACCCTTTTCAATATAATTGGCCTTCAAACGATTATAAATCATCTTCTCACTATCACTCATAGATCGATTGAGACCCATGGATgctgtgtgtatcttttaatcaTGCTTACATGTAAAGAGATTCATTTGTATTGATGTAATTAATCATGCCACAAACGTAAGACAATTTCAAAAAGGGTAAAACAATCCAGGTCAATTGAGATTGTCCACACATAAAAGAACAACATAGAAGCCCTTTCTTTTTATTAAGAACCGACTCTGTCATTCTGCTCGTATTTAACCTAGACCACAATTTGAAGGTACTCTTTCAAGAACCTAGGTAAAAAGTACTAAATTGAAGGGAGCAACTCAACAACTAATAAAGCGAACTAACCAAGTATGCATCCCATATTCTGAATAAGAAAAATGAAGCAATATGCAGATGAAATTACTGTTTCACCGGATCAAATGAGGAGGCAAGAGTCGTTCggtttctttccttctctgcTGAGTTTGAGTTTATTTCTCTGTATAACTATCCAAACACACAACCGTCGAAAGAAGCTCAATCCCCATGCACCATGTAAAAGAAGAATCGTACTGCCCACGCATCATGGAGAAGAAGTTTGAAGTCTCAAATCGCTTGCGCGATCTGGTTCTGCACGCAAGCAAAAGGAAATAAAAGAATCCTCTCCCCTAATGTTGTTGCAGCAAACGAAAGCTACATGTGCTTCAATGACCATACTGACCCTCTTTCTGATTTCCAACCTCAGCAAACATAAGGGGTAAAACAGTCCGCACAATAGTATGTGAACAGTGCCGATGGTGAACAGTAAAGAGTACTTCGCTTTAGTTTTTAGAGATAAAATAATCATATCAAACataaagtttttatttatttttaaattcaaataacATTAGACGAACAAATCAACTAATCTCAAAACATGAAAAACACTGCAATCAGATTTTATAGCTATGTTGTGAGAGATAATAACCAAACACTaaacatataaaatataaatacaaattGTACAAAAGTATGAAACCCACTTCGTTTCATAAATCAAGTGAAAttgtacaaaaaaaacaatcctAATGGACAACGAATCCTTTTTCAAAACAAGAAAACTTTTCATATTCTAAAATAAAGAATTAGTTTAAGGAAAATATGTACTACCATATAATGGCTCATTTAAATCAAAAATAAGGTAGCACGGATACATTGTCTTCAACATTTACCTACTCTGACTAGGAAAACTTCACCTCGTTATGTTTGTACTCGATTTCCATCTCTTGTCTTGAACTTTCATCTCCATCTTGTAATTTCATCTTCAATAAGGCATGAAATGACCAATACATCTTCAACGATATACATGCTTCATTTTTGTTGCTTTAGACTTTTGTTGAAGATTCATGGACACAGTTACCGTTCTTGTTAATGTCAAGAAATAGAAGAACCCTAGCTAGAAGCAGCAAAGTTACCAAGATTGGTTGGTCTCTGTGCTCTTGTATGCAATTGCTCACTCTTGAAGTCTTGATGTATATCAGCTCTACTCTTCGTATTTGACATACTCGGTCTACAAATTCCATATCCAAATCCCTAGTGAGCCAAATTACCTATTCCCCACCCAGCCAAACTGTATATTAAGGAGTCTACTGGGGGCAATTTCGTCAAACAATAACTTCATTGAGATTGAAAATATTTCAGTCTTAGCTATAATGTTCCCTCTGGAAAACccatttcaaattcaaacagaaaaaaaaaatggagccTTTCGCTCTGAAGCTGGAAATGCTCAAGGGCCCCCGGCAGGGAGAAACCCTAGAGTACCGACCCGGTTCCAAGATCCGAATCGGCCGGGTCGTCCGCGGCAACAACCTCCCTATCAAAGACTCCGGCATCTCCACCAACCACCTAATCATCGAATCCGAATCGGGCAGATGGACGGTCCGAGATCTCGACTCCTCCAACGGCACCATAGTAAACGACGCCGCCGTCGACCCGAACACGCCGTTGGAGCTCCACGACGGCGACGAGATTAAAATCGGAGAGTACACCTCGATCTCCGTCAAGATCGAGTGCCGCGAAGAAGAGAGCCGGTTGCGGCGGAACCCGAGGCGCGCGGCGGTGGGTAAGGTGGTGGCGGGTGGCCGGAGAGGTAGGGCTGCGGAGGAGAGCGAATTGAAAGTGAAACCGGAGGTGGAGAAAGAGAATGATGAGGAGATTGGTGGAGCGGCGGCTAGGGTTCCGGCCCGGAGAGGCAGGGCGGCGAAGAAGATTGAAGTGAGCTGTGAGTTGGAGAAAGAGGTGGAGGAAATTGAGGCGGTGGAGAAGCGGAAGAGGGGCCAGGGGCGGCCGAGGAAAGCTAAGGTTTTGAAGAGTGTGGAGgatttggtggaggaggaggttgCGGTGGTGCTGGAAGTGAGTTCGAGAGCAGCTCAAAGGTCGAATGTGGTTGCGGAATCGGTGAGTTGCAGTGTGGAGTGTGAAGAAGTGAAGATTAAACCGAAGAAGCGAGGTAGGAAGAGAAAGGATGTGCAAGAGGAGCAGCTTGTGTGTGAGAAAGGCAATGTTGTTGCCGAGGAGAAAAATTTGGGGGAAGTTGCCTCGGTTGGTGTTAATGGCGATAATGAGGATAAATGTGGTGTTTTGGAGCAGAAGGATTCGGGAGAAGCTGTTTTAATTGCTGCTAATGGCGATAATGAGGATGGAAGTGATGTCCCGGAGCAGAGGGATTTGGGAGGAATTGGTCCggttgaggatgatgatgctAAGGGGCTAGATCATAGGGACGAGACGCGTGAAGAAGCAGCAGTTGGAGTTGGTGTGGGAGAGAGTGGCAATGATGATAATGAGAAGACAAAAGAGTCCAATTTGAGCCATGAAGAGGCGGCAGCCAGTGAATGTGATGTTGGAGAGAGTGGCGATAAGGTTGAAAGTGGTAGTAGGAGCTGTTCTAGTGTTAGTGGTGCTAAGGATGTTGATGAAAGGGGGAGTGGTTCTGGTGTCAAAGAAGGTTTGGGAAAGATTTGGCAGGAGGAGCCTGATTTGGAGAAGATGACATTGGACGATTGGTTTGATTATGTGGAAGTTTCTTGGGCAAAAGTGGTAAATGATGAGATTGATAAGATTTGTGCTGGAATGAGAGAGAAAGCTAGGCTAGTCCAGGAGTGTATAGCCCAGCACAAGAGGGAGAAGGGTCAAAGCTAACAGAAGGACTGCCTCGTGTTTTGTGGTAGGTACTTGCAGCTTAATTTCTGTGTTTTCATATCAATTACTTTCGTGGCCAATTAATGTATATGTCATTACTTATTTTTGTGTAATGTAGTTGGTCTTTACTTATATATCTTGGTATGAAGATGAAAAATTCCTATCTGATATGTTAGCCATCCTGAATCTGACAGCTATTGTTTGTTACTTGGAATGCAAAGTTCATGATATGCTTCCATTTGTTGAATGTTATGAAATTGGCTTTCTTAGTTATGTTGATTATTTCAACATAGAAGATAAAGGTCTTCGATGTTAGACTAGTTTCTATCATTGATGCCTCTTTCTTTAGTGTTCATGTTTTGTATTTCTAAATAAGTGATTCCTATTTCACTGTTATCTATATAAGAGTTTATGAGGTCATTATCTTTCGGTAAATTGCTCCATCTTATGCAGTTATGCTGCTTTAGAATTTGTGTTCAAACCCCTTGGTACTTTTGTCTTTTTGATCAGTTTATGTCCATCTTATTTCTTGTGATTATTAGATTTCCATGGTATTGTGGTCAAACCACTGATGTTACTGTTTGCATTGCCAAAAGGGATTTGGTGATAGATGATTTCTCTAAATCTTTCATATATGTTCGAATGTTGTTGTCTTCCTGTTCATTCTTGGCTCGGTTGATATTCTGGGCAGGGATAATTTTGTTTGGTATATCATTAATTTCAGTAGTTCTTAGTGGTAATTCTAATTTCTTCctgcttcttttttttggtttggttGGATAATTTAGTCAAGGTTAGAAATAgtattgtttggtatttcatcAATGTGAGGAGTCGTTATTGATACATTCCAATTTCCGCCAACCGGTACTTTTTCCCCATTTCTTATTGTGGTTAATGCCTTTAAGAACCCGAACTCCCCAATTAACTAGAATGAATTAGAGCTCTGGAAAATCCAATCTAGTTTCCCTCAATAGTTGTTGGCATACAGTCACCCTGAATCTGACAGCTAGTGTTTGTTTTTCAAAAGTTATTGATATGCTTCCGTTTGTTGGATGTTATACAATGAGCTTTCTTTAGTTATATTGATGATTtcaacttagaaaataaagattttttttttaaattttgaacTAGTTTGTTTCATTGATGTctctttgttttgtgttttttggtttttactCTCATTGAGAGTTCATGTTTTGTATTTATGGACAAGTGATTCACTTCTCACTATTATTTATATACGAGTTCCTGAGGTCATTTTCTTTAGTTGAATTGCTATATCTTATGCCCCTTTAGAATTTGTGTTCAAACCCCTTGGTTCTTTTGTCTTTTCGATCAGCTTCTTTGTTTCTTATTACTTGTGTTTATTATAAACAATTTCCATGGTATTGTGGTCAAATTACTATTGTTGTTTTCCCCCTTCTTTTTGTGGTAAATGTCTTTTAGAGCCACAGTTTCCCCAATTAAGCGGAAACAAATTGGAGTTTAGGGGAATCCAACATAGTTTTCCTTTTACAGTTGTTGGCAAATAGTGTTTTGCCGCTTTGAGAAGCCTACACTGAGCTGGTACTGATCACCAACAGGTGATGTATGATCAGTGAAGCATTTTTCCTTTAATATAGGATGTCCTTTTAGCCGTCATTGCGGTCCTCCTAATTCAAGTAATCTAAGGTTGTTTTTGTCTATCTTGTATATAATGGCCAATTGGCCATGCAAAATGGTCGAAAACAAAGGCTGGAGAGGTTTAGTTAACAGTTAATActgtaattaattatatagagGTAGCTTCATATATTTTGTAATTCTTATAAGTTGCCTGTTACATATTACTGATAGCGATGATACTTGGCTCTGTAGGGTAGGTTGATTGTGTATTGATTTATATGTTTGAAGTCGGCTCCTGCCTTCATCTATTACTGATAAAAGGACTGATTTGCATATGAAATAGGAGAAACAGTTCTGATATAGTCAGTCAATGGCTGGAGCTCGTCTCTACATTGTGTTATGAAAGCAATTACCGACTTCTCTATCACATTTTCACTAGGACAGCCTATAGAACTTTGAGCATCCTTCTTTTTTGCAAATGAAGTGGTCATAGTATTccctttctcttttctctgtGCAATTTGATGTTGGGTGAAAGCATTCTATAGATATAAGCAGTTAATTAGACACATCCAAATAGTGGATATGTTTGCTATACTTTCTGATCCGGTACTGGTGGAGATTTTAGGAGAGTTTCAGTTGAGATGAGCAGTTTGTTGGATATAAGTGGGCTGTGGGCTATAAGCAGCGAATCT
This is a stretch of genomic DNA from Argentina anserina chromosome 4, drPotAnse1.1, whole genome shotgun sequence. It encodes these proteins:
- the LOC126791438 gene encoding uncharacterized protein LOC126791438 — protein: MEPFALKLEMLKGPRQGETLEYRPGSKIRIGRVVRGNNLPIKDSGISTNHLIIESESGRWTVRDLDSSNGTIVNDAAVDPNTPLELHDGDEIKIGEYTSISVKIECREEESRLRRNPRRAAVGKVVAGGRRGRAAEESELKVKPEVEKENDEEIGGAAARVPARRGRAAKKIEVSCELEKEVEEIEAVEKRKRGQGRPRKAKVLKSVEDLVEEEVAVVLEVSSRAAQRSNVVAESVSCSVECEEVKIKPKKRGRKRKDVQEEQLVCEKGNVVAEEKNLGEVASVGVNGDNEDKCGVLEQKDSGEAVLIAANGDNEDGSDVPEQRDLGGIGPVEDDDAKGLDHRDETREEAAVGVGVGESGNDDNEKTKESNLSHEEAAASECDVGESGDKVESGSRSCSSVSGAKDVDERGSGSGVKEGLGKIWQEEPDLEKMTLDDWFDYVEVSWAKVVNDEIDKICAGMREKARLVQECIAQHKREKGQS